One genomic window of Medicago truncatula cultivar Jemalong A17 chromosome 1, MtrunA17r5.0-ANR, whole genome shotgun sequence includes the following:
- the LOC25485775 gene encoding serine/threonine-protein kinase tricornered isoform X1 yields the protein MENTRRWFSKLRFKRKEATSTSNAVNVIDEKLPSSETKQKVEAAKHYVESYYKNQKQSQQERKERRNMLEKKLADAEASEEEQNNLLKHLEKTETEIMRRQRLKMGSDDFEPLTMIGKGAFGEVRICREKATGQVYAMKKLKKSEMLRRGQVEHVKAERNLLAEVDSNCIVKLYCSFQDDEYLYLIMEYLPGGDMMTLLMRKDILTEDVARFYIGESVLAIESIHKHNYIHRDIKPDNLLLDRNGHMKLSDFGLCKPLDCSNLQEKDLSVGVNRSGVLQSDGRPLPPKRSQQQQLEHWQKNRSRMLAYSTVGTPDYIAPEVLLKRGYGMECDWWSLGAIMYEMLVGYPPFYSDEPMATCRKIVNWKTYLKFPEESKLSPEAKDLICSLLCNVEHRLGTKGADEIKAHPWFKGVEWDKLYQMKAAFIPEVNDELDTQNFEKFDEVDMQTEPSSQAGPWRKMLPSKDINFVGYTYKNYEVVDASVIPGFAELKKKSKPKRPSIKSLFEDESAKASSHHQPVRGSFLSLLPPQMETPEKNESQ from the exons ATGGAAAATACAAGGCGCTGGTTTAGTAAGTTGAGGTTTAAAAGAAAGGAAGCTACAAGCACGTCAAATGCGGTGAACGTAATTGATGAAAAACTGCCTTCAAGTGAAACCAAACAGAAGGTTGAAGCTGCTAAGCATTACGTAGAAAGTTATTATAAGAACCAGAAGCAGAGCCAGCAGGAGAGGAAAGAAAG ACGTAATATGCTAGAAAAGAAATTGGCTGATGCCGAAGCATCCGAGGAAGAGCAGAACAATTTACTTAAGCATTTGGAGAAAACAGAGACAGAAATCATGCGCCGGCAGAGACTTAAGATGGGGTCTGATGACTTTGAGCCCTTGACTATGATTGGGAAGGGTGCATTTGGAGAG GTTAGAATCTGCCGGGAGAAGGCAACTGGTCAGGTATATGCTATGAAGAAGCTTAAGAAATCAGAGATGCTTCGTAGAGGACAG GTTGAACATGTCAAAGCTGAGAGGAACCTTCTTGCAGAAGTTGATAGCAATTGCATTGTAAAACTTTATTGTTCCTTTCAAGATGACGAGTATTTATATCTCATAATGGAGTATCTACCCGGTGGAGATATGATGACGTTGCTGATGCGGAAAGATATACTGACTGAAGATGTAGCTAGGTTCTATATCGGGGAGTCTGTGCTAGCCATAGAGTCTATTCATAAACATAATTATATTCATAG AGATATCAAGCCTGACAACTTGCTGCTGGATAGAAATGGTCACATGAAATTATCAGATTTTGGATTATGTAAACCGCTAGACTGCAGTAACCTTCAGGAAAAAGACTTATCTGTTGGAGTTAACAGAAGTGGAGTCCTTCAAAGTGACGGACGCCCTTTACCTCCTAAACGATCACAACAGCAGCAACTGGAGCATTGGCAGAAAAATCGCAGCAGAATGCTG GCGTATTCTACGGTTGGAACACCTGATTATATTGCTCCAGAAGTTCTTCTGAAGAGAGGATATGGCATGGAATGTGATTG GTGGTCTCTAGGAGCCATAATGTATGAAATGCTTGTGGGGTATCCGCCATTTTATTCAGACGAACCAATGGCAACATGTAGAAAG ATTGTAAATTggaaaacttatttaaaatttcCGGAAGAATCTAAACTATCACCAGAGGCAAAGGATCTTATTTGTAGTCTCCTATGTAATGTTGAACATAGGCTTGGAACTAAAGGAGCTGATGAAATAAAG GCTCACCCATGGTTCAAAGGTGTTGAATGGGACAAATTGTACCAAATGAAAGCTGCTTTTATTCCTGAGGTCAATGATGAATTAGATACTCAAAATTTCGAGAAATTTGATGAg GTGGACATGCAAACTGAACCTTCCTCACAGGCAGGGCCGTGGAGAAAG ATGCTTCCATCTAAAGATATTAACTTCGTTGGTTACACATACAAGAATTATGAAGTGGTGGATGCCAGTGTAATACCTGGATTTG
- the LOC25485775 gene encoding serine/threonine-protein kinase tricornered isoform X2, which produces MENTRRWFSKLRFKRKEATSTSNAVNVIDEKLPSSETKQKVEAAKHYVESYYKNQKQSQQERKERRNMLEKKLADAEASEEEQNNLLKHLEKTETEIMRRQRLKMGSDDFEPLTMIGKGAFGEVRICREKATGQVYAMKKLKKSEMLRRGQVEHVKAERNLLAEVDSNCIVKLYCSFQDDEYLYLIMEYLPGGDMMTLLMRKDILTEDVARFYIGESVLAIESIHKHNYIHRDIKPDNLLLDRNGHMKLSDFGLCKPLDCSNLQEKDLSVGVNRSGVLQSDGRPLPPKRSQQQQLEHWQKNRSRMLAYSTVGTPDYIAPEVLLKRGYGMECDWWSLGAIMYEMLVGYPPFYSDEPMATCRKIVNWKTYLKFPEESKLSPEAKDLICSLLCNVEHRLGTKGADEIKAHPWFKGVEWDKLYQMKAAFIPEVNDELDTQNFEKFDEVDMQTEPSSQAGPWRKMLPSKDINFVGYTYKNYEVVDASVIPGFAELKKKSKPKRPSIKSLFVTIDNAPR; this is translated from the exons ATGGAAAATACAAGGCGCTGGTTTAGTAAGTTGAGGTTTAAAAGAAAGGAAGCTACAAGCACGTCAAATGCGGTGAACGTAATTGATGAAAAACTGCCTTCAAGTGAAACCAAACAGAAGGTTGAAGCTGCTAAGCATTACGTAGAAAGTTATTATAAGAACCAGAAGCAGAGCCAGCAGGAGAGGAAAGAAAG ACGTAATATGCTAGAAAAGAAATTGGCTGATGCCGAAGCATCCGAGGAAGAGCAGAACAATTTACTTAAGCATTTGGAGAAAACAGAGACAGAAATCATGCGCCGGCAGAGACTTAAGATGGGGTCTGATGACTTTGAGCCCTTGACTATGATTGGGAAGGGTGCATTTGGAGAG GTTAGAATCTGCCGGGAGAAGGCAACTGGTCAGGTATATGCTATGAAGAAGCTTAAGAAATCAGAGATGCTTCGTAGAGGACAG GTTGAACATGTCAAAGCTGAGAGGAACCTTCTTGCAGAAGTTGATAGCAATTGCATTGTAAAACTTTATTGTTCCTTTCAAGATGACGAGTATTTATATCTCATAATGGAGTATCTACCCGGTGGAGATATGATGACGTTGCTGATGCGGAAAGATATACTGACTGAAGATGTAGCTAGGTTCTATATCGGGGAGTCTGTGCTAGCCATAGAGTCTATTCATAAACATAATTATATTCATAG AGATATCAAGCCTGACAACTTGCTGCTGGATAGAAATGGTCACATGAAATTATCAGATTTTGGATTATGTAAACCGCTAGACTGCAGTAACCTTCAGGAAAAAGACTTATCTGTTGGAGTTAACAGAAGTGGAGTCCTTCAAAGTGACGGACGCCCTTTACCTCCTAAACGATCACAACAGCAGCAACTGGAGCATTGGCAGAAAAATCGCAGCAGAATGCTG GCGTATTCTACGGTTGGAACACCTGATTATATTGCTCCAGAAGTTCTTCTGAAGAGAGGATATGGCATGGAATGTGATTG GTGGTCTCTAGGAGCCATAATGTATGAAATGCTTGTGGGGTATCCGCCATTTTATTCAGACGAACCAATGGCAACATGTAGAAAG ATTGTAAATTggaaaacttatttaaaatttcCGGAAGAATCTAAACTATCACCAGAGGCAAAGGATCTTATTTGTAGTCTCCTATGTAATGTTGAACATAGGCTTGGAACTAAAGGAGCTGATGAAATAAAG GCTCACCCATGGTTCAAAGGTGTTGAATGGGACAAATTGTACCAAATGAAAGCTGCTTTTATTCCTGAGGTCAATGATGAATTAGATACTCAAAATTTCGAGAAATTTGATGAg GTGGACATGCAAACTGAACCTTCCTCACAGGCAGGGCCGTGGAGAAAG ATGCTTCCATCTAAAGATATTAACTTCGTTGGTTACACATACAAGAATTATGAAGTGGTGGATGCCAGTGTAATACCTGGATTTG